The genome window ATACCACCTCTTTTCTGAGCTTTTAAACTATAACATTTACCTTAATATATAAATTTTAATACCTTAGCATGCAGGTGGAATAGAAAATCCACTAAAATTCTCATCATCAGAGTAGACCCAGAGTGGTTTAAGGAAACCTGTTAGCCTCATGGAATGATAATACTTGAAGTTACAGTTACTCTTTCGGAACTTATGATTTCCCACATCTATATTTATCTAGTGTATTAGAACTAAATTAAACTTGTTAGAGACCTGGTAAAAATTGATTAGGCATCTATTTAAAGTCTAATTAGAACAATTTAAAATAAATTAATCTATTCTCCTATATACATCAGTATGTTTTTATCTTTTATAAAAGTCCAAACAATACAGCCGAAAGGAATGAACTCTTCCGGCTGTAAAGATGTATAAATTAGCCTAAAGCTTAAACTTCAACTAACTCCTTAGTATCTTCATAGATTTCTCCCATAGTCTCATGAGAAATATTTTTAGATAAATCTTCTTCAGATGCATAACTAAAGACCACAACAGTACGGTGAGAATCATTTTCTAAAGGTGTCACCCTATGTAATGTAGTACCAGCTTTCATAAGGTAACAATGGTCTTGAGGAACATATACATTTTGAATTTCATGACTTTCAAGTACCGCTTTTAATCCAGCTTCAGGGTTCTCTTTATCCCATACAGTATTAGGAATATATTCAACAATAGCACCTTCACCTTCTTTAGGTGCTTCAATTACCCAAATTAAAGCAAAAGTGTAGTCATCCCAATGCCACCCATGAGTATCACCTGTTTTTTGCTGATTATTAATAATAAATTCTTCTGGTGTATATGGAATACGATGTACTGGTTCATTATTATTTAAAAATGTTAAGAAATTTAAAATCACTTCAGATTTGAAAAATGCTGGAATTATCTTTCCTTTTTCAGAAATACTGTCACGATTTACTACATTGAAGTTACGAGGGGTATTACCTGTGGCTTTAATTGTAATATCACGACGCTTTGCATTTTCTGAAAGAAGATATTTCGCTTCAGCAGACATATCTGCAATTAAAGGCTTTGGGATTAATTCTTCTAAAATAACAAGCTGATTTTCCATAAACTCATTTTTTAAACTAGCAATGTATTCTTCAGAAAATCCATTTAAATGATCTTGA of Bacillus clarus contains these proteins:
- a CDS encoding HalD/BesD family halogenase, which encodes MFQEKFDKLVQDHLNGFSEEYIASLKNEFMENQLVILEELIPKPLIADMSAEAKYLLSENAKRRDITIKATGNTPRNFNVVNRDSISEKGKIIPAFFKSEVILNFLTFLNNNEPVHRIPYTPEEFIINNQQKTGDTHGWHWDDYTFALIWVIEAPKEGEGAIVEYIPNTVWDKENPEAGLKAVLESHEIQNVYVPQDHCYLMKAGTTLHRVTPLENDSHRTVVVFSYASEEDLSKNISHETMGEIYEDTKELVEV